One window from the genome of Pyrus communis chromosome 16, drPyrComm1.1, whole genome shotgun sequence encodes:
- the LOC137719908 gene encoding uncharacterized mitochondrial protein AtMg00810-like, which yields MSELGLLHHFLGLGIIQTDKGIFIHQKKYAKSLLEKFGLKDCKAVKTTLAITDKLSKVDGSEDADENLYRIMVGSLLYLTTTRPDLMYASCVLARFMHKPTRKQMGTAKSVLRYVQGTLDFGIEYVKGKAAVLIGYCDSDWVGSLDDMKKVEYVSVAEATTQAMWLRTEEQLADIFTKALPKDRFEYLRAALGVKSAKHLEGSIGV from the exons ATGTCAGAATTGGGATTGCTACATCATTTCCTTGGTTTAGGCATAATTCAAACTGATAAGGGCATATTTATCCATCAGAAGAAATATGCCAAGTCCTTACTTGAGAAGTTTGGTTTAAAAGATTGTAAAGCTGTGAAAACTACACTTGCAATCACTGATAAGTTGTCTAAGGTTGATGGAAGCGAAGATGCTGATGAAAACTTGTATAGGATAATGGTTGGTAGTCTGTTATACCTAACAACTACTAGACCAGATTTAATGTATGCATCTTGTGTGTTAGCAAGATTTATGCATAAACCTACCAGAAAACAAATGGGGACAGCTAAAAGCGTCTTGAGATATGTACAAGGGACACTGGACTTTGGGATCGAGTATGTGAAGGGTAAAGCTGCTGTGTTGATAGGCTATTGTGATAGTGACTGGGTAGGGAGCTTAGATGATATGAAGA AAGTTGAATATGTAAGTGTTGCAGAAGCTACAACACAAGCAATGTGGCTGAG AACAGAAGAGCAATTGGCAGACATTTTTACCAAGGCTCTTCCTAAGGATCGGTTTGAGTATTTGAGAGCTGCACTTGGAGTGAAATCAGCAAAACATTTAGAAGGAAGTATTGGTGTATAA